From a single Miltoncostaea oceani genomic region:
- a CDS encoding LCP family protein, translating to MDRFGSGDKAAVVDATLPFLGTGAPGSAEVDLPAPAGAQQTTNVLLIGSDTRTSSGGNSDTLILARLDDAKGTISLLSIPRDLKVPIPKHQDFKINGAYSIGGPALTIETVRDYFQVRIDHFAVVDFAGFQKLVETLDGVYLSVDQRYFNRNDGSAENNYADIDLEVGYQKLEGADALSFARFRHTDSDYFRQARQQMFLSELKRVLSTTLGPSNPGKLRNVLEATADATTSDISSLTELIDLVNAVRDVAPDRVYRFTIPTTGGLESDGRYYLYADPEEVQEVMRAWHDPSAPREPVPQASREGSGVEGSTREDRAVAADGTGDDGGQAAALLEGLSADAGGLAVCAPARRPVGSSYLEDNHRSYRLNNKPSIALAGSLGSGRSFLWMWSAWDRPPILDQPHETRTIDGRRYRLYRDAGHLRVVAFTQGATTVWLTNTLRGDLSDKTMLTMATSCR from the coding sequence GTGGACCGTTTCGGATCCGGGGACAAGGCCGCGGTCGTAGATGCGACCCTGCCCTTCCTCGGCACGGGGGCGCCCGGGTCGGCCGAGGTCGATCTTCCCGCTCCCGCCGGCGCTCAGCAGACGACCAACGTCCTGCTGATCGGGTCGGACACCCGTACCAGCTCCGGAGGCAACTCGGACACATTGATCCTCGCCCGCCTCGATGACGCGAAGGGGACGATCTCGCTGCTGTCGATCCCCAGGGACCTGAAGGTGCCGATCCCCAAGCACCAGGACTTCAAGATCAACGGCGCCTACTCGATCGGCGGCCCGGCGCTCACGATCGAGACCGTGCGCGACTATTTCCAGGTGCGCATCGACCACTTCGCCGTGGTCGACTTCGCCGGCTTCCAGAAGCTCGTCGAGACACTCGACGGCGTCTACCTGTCAGTGGACCAGCGGTACTTCAACCGCAACGACGGCTCGGCGGAGAACAACTACGCGGATATCGACCTGGAGGTCGGCTACCAGAAGCTCGAGGGCGCGGACGCTCTCAGCTTCGCGCGCTTCCGCCACACCGACTCGGACTACTTCCGCCAGGCCCGCCAGCAGATGTTCCTCTCCGAGCTCAAGAGGGTCCTCTCCACCACTCTCGGGCCGAGCAACCCCGGAAAGCTGCGCAACGTCCTCGAGGCCACTGCCGACGCCACGACCAGCGACATCTCATCCCTGACGGAGCTGATCGACCTCGTCAACGCCGTCCGCGACGTCGCCCCGGACCGGGTGTACCGCTTCACCATCCCCACCACGGGCGGGCTCGAGTCCGACGGGCGCTACTACCTCTACGCCGACCCAGAGGAGGTCCAGGAGGTCATGCGGGCCTGGCATGACCCGAGCGCCCCGCGCGAGCCGGTTCCCCAGGCCTCCCGAGAGGGGAGCGGAGTCGAGGGCTCCACCCGCGAGGATCGCGCCGTGGCCGCTGACGGGACGGGCGACGACGGGGGACAGGCGGCCGCGCTCCTGGAAGGCCTGTCGGCGGATGCCGGCGGGCTTGCGGTGTGTGCGCCGGCGCGCCGGCCGGTGGGCTCCAGCTACCTGGAGGACAACCACCGCAGCTACCGGCTGAACAACAAGCCCTCGATCGCCCTTGCCGGGAGCCTCGGCTCAGGCCGCAGCTTCCTCTGGATGTGGAGCGCCTGGGACCGCCCGCCGATCCTCGACCAGCCGCACGAGACGCGCACCATCGACGGCCGCCGGTACCGGCTCTACCGCGATGCCGGGCACCTGCGCGTCGTCGCCTTCACCCAGGGCGCGACGACGGTCTGGCTGACGAACACCCTGCGCGGCGACCTCTCGGACAAGACGATGCTGACCATGGCGACCAGCTGCCGCTAG
- a CDS encoding DUF1385 domain-containing protein: MSDENDRPDEATRARLVGGSALPFGVMMRAGDRISVCVRRPDDSLAVRGFTAPTPWLSRHRLARLPGIRALFSIRASGTSAKRAFEVMADLIEEPRETDRTPPSRPMVALAAVAGGLIGLSLQFLLFRLGPLVLAKEAGLTGAAFILAEATLRVALLLGTLRLIALAPRSRKLLAYHGAEHQAIAAHEAGGPLTAAHAGRFSRFHPRCGTSFLIGSALISIPIYGAILALTGAFSYTALILTRIICAPFITAIALEGQRLVSKGSGRTARILRMPGMTAQRLTTAEPGPRELEVACCALDDALRAGSPSR; the protein is encoded by the coding sequence GTGAGCGATGAGAACGACCGCCCTGATGAGGCGACCCGCGCGCGCCTTGTCGGCGGCAGCGCCCTCCCCTTCGGCGTGATGATGCGCGCCGGCGACAGGATCTCTGTCTGCGTCAGGCGACCTGATGACTCGCTGGCGGTGCGTGGATTCACTGCGCCGACACCTTGGCTGTCGCGGCACCGCCTCGCGCGCCTGCCGGGGATCCGCGCCCTCTTCTCGATTCGCGCCTCCGGGACCAGCGCCAAGAGGGCCTTCGAGGTCATGGCGGATCTGATCGAGGAACCCCGCGAGACCGATCGCACCCCTCCCTCGCGTCCCATGGTCGCCCTGGCGGCGGTGGCCGGGGGCCTGATCGGCCTCTCCCTCCAGTTCCTCCTGTTCCGCCTCGGCCCCCTCGTACTCGCCAAGGAGGCCGGCCTGACCGGTGCGGCGTTCATCCTCGCTGAGGCGACACTGCGCGTGGCGTTGCTGCTCGGCACGCTGCGGCTGATCGCCCTCGCGCCCAGGTCTCGGAAGCTCCTCGCCTACCACGGCGCCGAGCACCAGGCGATCGCCGCGCACGAGGCCGGCGGCCCCCTGACCGCAGCCCACGCCGGGCGCTTCAGCCGCTTCCACCCGCGCTGTGGAACCAGCTTCCTGATCGGCTCGGCGCTGATCTCGATTCCGATCTACGGAGCGATCCTCGCCCTCACCGGGGCGTTCAGCTACACGGCGCTGATCCTGACCCGGATCATCTGCGCGCCGTTCATCACCGCGATCGCCCTCGAGGGCCAGCGACTGGTCTCCAAGGGGTCGGGCCGGACCGCCCGCATCCTGCGGATGCCGGGGATGACAGCCCAGCGCCTGACGACTGCAGAGCCCGGACCGCGTGAGCTCGAGGTCGCCTGCTGCGCCCTGGACGACGCGCTGCGGGCCGGCTCACCGTCGCGCTAG
- a CDS encoding LuxR C-terminal-related transcriptional regulator: MLSALETLFVPRSLLLAAQEAAAQKPPRHDRLQDAINSSASLTIHLFRVGMSAPTAPTSVGTDVMGLSSRLGYPWLLETLQGLRQHSTDGCFRSVARVRHDVSVAAIAAALAGDLCPRRVESARLAGLLHDIGEHLLIRLIGLEGDRESSDDSPEADRRLRADHASVGAWACRQVGFSPDIVRAVESHHRLDPPIGSLERCVWLAEAITHADDSEEGYRRAIAAAEAVGVSRERVEILAAISSGSCSVASALSMNRVDNPLAPRQRQIMRLLAAGVAPPEIAVRLRIARSTVHNTLSQIYRKLGVRDSVQAVLLCERQGWL, encoded by the coding sequence ATGCTCAGCGCACTCGAGACACTGTTCGTCCCGCGCTCGCTCCTGCTCGCAGCCCAGGAGGCCGCGGCTCAAAAGCCCCCTCGGCATGACCGCCTCCAGGACGCGATCAACTCCAGTGCCAGTCTCACCATCCATCTCTTCCGTGTCGGCATGTCGGCGCCCACAGCTCCCACCTCAGTAGGGACCGACGTGATGGGGCTCTCATCGCGCCTTGGCTACCCCTGGCTGCTGGAGACCCTCCAGGGCCTGCGTCAGCACTCGACGGACGGGTGCTTCCGATCGGTCGCTCGTGTCCGCCATGACGTCTCGGTTGCCGCGATCGCGGCCGCTCTGGCCGGCGACCTCTGCCCGCGCCGGGTCGAGAGCGCGCGCCTGGCCGGACTGCTCCACGACATCGGCGAGCACCTGCTGATCCGTCTGATCGGTCTCGAGGGCGATCGCGAATCATCCGACGACTCGCCGGAGGCGGATCGGAGACTCCGCGCCGACCATGCAAGCGTCGGTGCCTGGGCTTGCCGGCAGGTCGGCTTCTCCCCCGACATCGTCCGGGCGGTCGAGTCCCACCATCGCCTCGACCCGCCGATCGGTTCACTGGAGCGTTGCGTCTGGCTGGCCGAGGCCATCACCCATGCGGATGACTCGGAGGAGGGCTACCGACGGGCGATCGCCGCAGCGGAAGCGGTTGGGGTGAGCCGCGAGCGGGTGGAGATCCTGGCCGCGATCTCGAGCGGCTCCTGTTCGGTCGCCTCGGCATTGTCGATGAACCGCGTCGACAATCCCCTCGCCCCGCGTCAGCGACAGATCATGCGTCTGCTCGCCGCCGGCGTCGCGCCGCCGGAGATCGCAGTCCGGCTGCGAATCGCCCGTTCGACCGTCCACAACACCCTGTCGCAGATCTACCGGAAGCTCGGCGTCAGGGACTCGGTGCAGGCCGTCCTTCTCTGCGAGCGGCAGGGCTGGCTCTAG
- a CDS encoding DUF1800 domain-containing protein, with translation MSSRPAPKARRARAAARRARERKKIERLMWRAGFGAGPAELDHHATRGLERTVQHLLEARAPELRSKPGPARVDGAPIDPVNAYGHDVLWWLDRAARTNQPLLERMTFNWHDHFATSNDSVGDTGLMLAQYATLRSGALGRFEDLAKAMTLDGAMQRFLNLSGSHKRAPNENYARELFELFTLGVNNGYTESDVREAARALTGFTHDGRTRTFGYDPRRHDDTPKNILGQVGNWAPLDTVRIAVSHPNHAPYLCAKLWSYFSPRPLPGLLLDKLVRRYRDSGTQIRPVLRAILMSDLFYADLEAPDMVKPPFVYVAGMHRQTATRVEGEHWVWMLEQMAQVPFHPPNVAGWESGPAFLSTSTIKARFDAASRLLGDGPPDGSISRNQSPAAAIRSAMAATGRPRVGPSTTAALERYARTSVAGRHEDWEVRHYYPERQRVLRHLLLAGPDAQVC, from the coding sequence GTGAGCTCCCGCCCCGCCCCGAAGGCACGCCGCGCCCGTGCGGCGGCGCGACGCGCGCGGGAGCGCAAGAAGATCGAGCGCCTGATGTGGCGCGCGGGGTTCGGCGCCGGACCGGCTGAGCTCGACCACCACGCCACCCGCGGTCTCGAGAGGACCGTGCAGCACCTGCTCGAGGCCCGCGCCCCGGAGCTCCGCTCAAAGCCCGGGCCCGCACGTGTGGACGGCGCCCCGATCGACCCGGTGAACGCCTACGGGCACGACGTTCTCTGGTGGCTCGACCGCGCGGCGCGCACCAACCAGCCCTTGCTCGAGCGGATGACCTTCAACTGGCACGACCACTTCGCCACCTCCAACGACTCAGTGGGCGACACCGGCCTGATGCTCGCCCAATACGCGACCCTGCGCTCCGGGGCCCTCGGCCGCTTCGAGGACCTCGCCAAGGCGATGACCCTCGACGGCGCGATGCAGCGATTCCTGAACCTCAGCGGTTCTCACAAGCGCGCCCCGAACGAGAACTACGCCCGGGAGCTCTTCGAGCTCTTCACCCTCGGGGTCAACAACGGCTACACCGAGTCCGATGTCCGCGAGGCCGCGCGGGCGCTCACAGGGTTCACCCACGACGGCCGCACCAGGACCTTCGGCTACGACCCGCGGCGCCACGACGACACACCCAAGAACATCCTCGGGCAGGTCGGCAACTGGGCACCGCTCGACACGGTCAGGATCGCCGTGTCCCACCCCAACCACGCCCCGTATCTGTGCGCGAAGCTCTGGAGCTACTTCAGCCCTCGTCCGCTGCCGGGGCTCCTGCTCGACAAGCTCGTACGCCGCTACCGCGACTCGGGCACCCAGATCCGCCCGGTGCTGCGGGCGATCCTGATGTCCGACCTCTTCTACGCGGACCTGGAAGCGCCCGACATGGTCAAGCCGCCCTTCGTCTACGTCGCCGGCATGCACCGGCAGACGGCCACCCGGGTGGAGGGAGAGCACTGGGTCTGGATGCTCGAGCAGATGGCGCAGGTGCCCTTCCATCCTCCGAATGTCGCCGGCTGGGAGTCGGGCCCCGCCTTCCTCTCGACGAGCACAATCAAGGCACGCTTCGACGCGGCGTCGCGGCTTCTCGGAGATGGCCCACCGGACGGGTCGATCAGTCGCAACCAGAGCCCTGCCGCGGCCATCAGGAGCGCGATGGCGGCGACGGGCCGGCCCCGAGTCGGTCCGAGCACCACGGCCGCGCTGGAGCGGTACGCGCGGACGTCGGTGGCCGGCCGCCACGAGGACTGGGAGGTCCGCCACTACTACCCCGAGCGTCAGCGGGTCCTCCGGCACCTGCTGCTCGCCGGACCGGACGCACAGGTGTGCTGA
- a CDS encoding helix-hairpin-helix domain-containing protein, protein MFLDHAQIHDWTARADRVFFGVGPLGLSALISARDLETIESRRGGVVVLSLHMLWSDQGPELYAFSDPVRRDLFRALGLIHGIGPASAQAVVGSGRTIDILRAAAGRDRSFFTRMPGIADKRASQLISEIERARVVNLPAALPVPVCLFVEAREALESRGLSSDDAEDALMAVLSRGVTIRDAATLLAQAEEGP, encoded by the coding sequence ATGTTCCTCGACCACGCCCAGATCCACGACTGGACCGCCCGCGCTGATCGGGTGTTCTTCGGCGTGGGCCCGCTCGGCCTCAGCGCCCTGATCAGCGCCCGTGACCTCGAGACGATCGAGAGCCGGCGCGGGGGAGTGGTGGTCCTCAGCCTGCACATGCTCTGGAGCGATCAGGGGCCTGAGCTCTATGCGTTCTCAGACCCGGTGCGTCGGGACCTCTTCCGCGCGCTCGGCCTGATCCACGGGATCGGCCCCGCAAGCGCGCAGGCGGTCGTCGGGTCCGGCCGCACCATCGACATCCTCCGGGCGGCGGCAGGGCGCGACAGGTCTTTCTTCACCCGCATGCCGGGGATCGCCGACAAGCGCGCCAGCCAGCTGATCTCAGAGATCGAGCGCGCCCGGGTGGTCAACCTGCCGGCTGCGCTGCCGGTGCCCGTCTGCCTGTTCGTCGAGGCGCGTGAGGCGCTGGAGAGCCGCGGCCTCAGCTCGGACGACGCCGAGGACGCGCTGATGGCGGTCCTCTCACGCGGCGTCACGATCCGCGACGCGGCGACGCTTCTCGCACAAGCGGAGGAGGGCCCGTGA
- a CDS encoding glucosaminidase domain-containing protein, whose protein sequence is MIAGVEHSDGPDPERLGMTTSHAVASAGPLDSGYRSAVASPDEAGRLDEWMLARTPDSPLVGLGEAFVRSGRAHGISPAFLVAVARHESLLGTAGPGAAVNNAFGWGPHLPFASWEENIETVAKGLSAYYLAEGRESIVEIAAKWAPIGAGNDPAGLNANWVAGVSSIYRELGGDPGTSVALAPRTRLV, encoded by the coding sequence ATGATCGCTGGCGTGGAGCACAGCGACGGTCCGGACCCTGAGCGCCTCGGGATGACCACCTCCCACGCGGTCGCCTCGGCCGGCCCACTCGACTCTGGCTACCGCTCCGCGGTCGCATCGCCCGACGAGGCGGGGCGCCTGGACGAGTGGATGCTCGCCCGCACCCCGGACTCGCCCCTGGTCGGGCTGGGTGAGGCGTTCGTCCGCTCAGGCCGGGCCCACGGCATCTCCCCGGCGTTCCTCGTCGCCGTCGCGCGACACGAGAGCCTCCTCGGCACCGCTGGCCCCGGCGCGGCCGTGAACAACGCCTTCGGCTGGGGACCTCACCTGCCCTTTGCAAGCTGGGAGGAGAACATCGAGACGGTGGCAAAGGGGCTGTCCGCCTACTACCTGGCCGAGGGCCGTGAGAGCATCGTGGAGATCGCTGCCAAGTGGGCGCCGATCGGCGCCGGCAACGACCCCGCTGGCCTGAACGCCAACTGGGTCGCGGGAGTCTCGTCGATCTACCGGGAGCTTGGCGGCGACCCCGGGACCAGCGTCGCGCTCGCGCCCCGCACCAGGCTGGTCTGA
- a CDS encoding ACP S-malonyltransferase, which translates to MIAPSSSIDLFPGQGSQQPGMAGPLMEHEAGRRTMGEASDIIGADLALIGTDAGADELAQTAICQPLVLACSVAAWRIEHTASSGGALGHSLGEYAALVSCGVLSFADAIGLVRIRAELTSALAARRPGGMSAILGADLDQIAELCAGVGGVWPANVNCPGQVVVSGLTEPLAGVEAAAIGRGWRARRLAVEGAFHCPLMEDCLDDFRAAVARVSFTAPQRTFVSATSGRVESDPTRLAELLVTQLVAPVLFQDAIRAARGAGFDNGVEFSPRTTLQGLVRRIDPGMSVRCTYPSVRVAFSLM; encoded by the coding sequence GTGATCGCGCCCTCATCCTCTATCGACCTGTTCCCCGGTCAGGGATCTCAGCAGCCCGGGATGGCCGGCCCGCTGATGGAACACGAGGCCGGGCGCCGGACCATGGGAGAGGCCTCCGACATCATCGGCGCGGACCTCGCCCTCATCGGGACGGACGCCGGAGCGGACGAGCTGGCTCAGACCGCCATCTGCCAGCCGCTCGTGCTTGCCTGCAGCGTCGCCGCCTGGCGCATCGAGCACACGGCATCGAGCGGCGGCGCCCTCGGGCACTCGCTTGGGGAGTACGCGGCGCTTGTCAGCTGCGGAGTCCTCTCGTTCGCTGACGCCATCGGCCTGGTGCGGATCCGCGCGGAGCTGACCTCGGCACTCGCCGCCCGCCGCCCCGGGGGCATGAGTGCGATCCTCGGAGCGGACCTCGATCAGATCGCCGAGCTTTGCGCCGGCGTCGGAGGGGTGTGGCCGGCGAACGTCAACTGCCCGGGGCAGGTAGTGGTCTCCGGGCTCACGGAGCCCCTGGCCGGAGTCGAGGCGGCCGCGATCGGCCGGGGATGGCGCGCGCGTCGCCTCGCGGTCGAGGGCGCCTTCCACTGCCCCTTGATGGAGGACTGCCTCGATGACTTCCGCGCTGCGGTCGCCCGGGTCTCGTTCACCGCGCCGCAGCGGACCTTCGTCTCGGCGACCTCAGGGCGAGTCGAGTCGGATCCGACGAGGCTTGCCGAGCTGCTCGTCACGCAGCTGGTGGCGCCGGTGCTCTTCCAGGATGCGATCCGTGCCGCCCGCGGGGCCGGATTCGACAACGGCGTCGAGTTCTCGCCTCGAACGACCCTCCAAGGACTGGTCCGGCGGATTGACCCCGGCATGAGTGTGCGCTGCACCTACCCCTCCGTGAGAGTCGCCTTCTCGCTCATGTAA
- a CDS encoding replication-relaxation family protein: MGSSTCQLCRAYSRSVDDEASVELWRLWAYQHDGADQISDRLGASGSAMSARAVLEHFRDHQVLQPRPGRRINRELLIASIERARPHLRSIIDLVWRMRFVTAEMIAPLYYPPRRQRLSKNSEVVTDLLGLARHDFLYRWYPPKPLFGRPDGEPLWFLGRDSTPWVEARYQARVWPEHFTVRPDQIGTKLLTHDLMANMLIARMGELARGGEVSSRGARVRLDVPPVNWYGPRHMGLSFQDRLRGERRLVLPDGFASVSGSLVDPRPGWPSSWACPFYLEFDRGSRLIPDVVDQLLGYHALALSGAAGKRFPQLDIDEYSVPVIMVFEIASRVRKIGMRLREVLVSRGITRPAPIILVSRAELEAGGWQDPVAAYIGDPRPDRRWPLYELVERLSDPLIRSRRLAAHTALRIDPKGANRPRDTNPPRPAPQPALPAAGASAPEVSSPAPLGPAGDTEGAPGTRADRGSALIVSGEPTQAR; encoded by the coding sequence ATGGGCTCTTCGACGTGTCAGCTGTGCCGTGCCTACTCCAGGAGCGTCGACGACGAGGCCTCGGTCGAGCTCTGGCGCCTCTGGGCCTACCAGCACGACGGCGCCGACCAGATCTCCGATCGCCTTGGCGCATCGGGATCGGCCATGAGCGCCCGCGCGGTGCTCGAGCACTTCCGCGACCATCAGGTCCTCCAGCCGCGGCCGGGGCGGCGGATCAACCGGGAGCTGCTGATCGCCTCGATCGAGCGTGCCCGGCCCCACCTGCGGTCCATCATCGACCTCGTATGGCGGATGCGCTTCGTCACGGCGGAGATGATCGCCCCCCTCTACTACCCGCCGCGGCGCCAGCGGCTGTCGAAGAACTCCGAGGTGGTCACGGACCTGCTCGGCCTCGCCCGCCATGACTTCCTCTACCGCTGGTATCCGCCCAAGCCGCTCTTCGGGCGCCCCGACGGTGAACCCCTGTGGTTCCTCGGCCGCGATTCGACGCCCTGGGTCGAGGCGCGCTACCAGGCCCGTGTGTGGCCCGAGCACTTCACCGTCCGGCCCGACCAGATCGGGACCAAGCTCCTGACCCACGACCTGATGGCGAACATGCTGATCGCACGCATGGGCGAGCTCGCGCGCGGCGGCGAGGTCTCAAGTCGCGGGGCCCGTGTGCGTCTGGATGTCCCCCCGGTCAACTGGTACGGCCCCCGCCACATGGGCCTCTCGTTCCAGGACCGGCTGCGCGGGGAGCGCCGGCTCGTCCTCCCCGACGGGTTCGCCAGTGTCAGTGGCTCGCTCGTGGATCCACGTCCGGGCTGGCCGAGCTCGTGGGCCTGCCCCTTCTACCTCGAGTTCGACCGTGGCTCGCGTCTGATCCCGGACGTCGTCGATCAGCTTCTCGGCTACCACGCCCTGGCGCTCTCGGGAGCGGCCGGCAAGAGGTTCCCCCAGCTGGACATCGATGAGTACTCGGTCCCGGTGATCATGGTCTTCGAGATCGCCTCGCGCGTGCGCAAGATCGGGATGCGGCTGCGTGAGGTCCTCGTGAGCCGGGGGATCACCCGGCCGGCGCCGATCATCCTGGTGTCGCGGGCCGAGCTGGAGGCAGGAGGCTGGCAAGATCCCGTCGCGGCCTACATCGGAGACCCGCGGCCTGATCGTCGCTGGCCCCTGTACGAGCTCGTCGAGAGGCTCTCGGACCCTCTCATCCGTAGCCGGCGACTCGCCGCTCACACCGCGCTCCGGATCGACCCCAAGGGCGCCAACCGCCCGCGAGACACGAACCCGCCCAGACCGGCTCCCCAGCCCGCCCTGCCAGCAGCCGGGGCGTCGGCCCCGGAGGTCTCCTCACCAGCGCCGCTGGGACCCGCCGGCGACACGGAGGGGGCACCTGGCACGCGGGCGGACCGCGGCTCGGCTCTCATCGTCTCGGGGGAGCCGACGCAGGCCCGGTAA
- the yyaC gene encoding spore protease YyaC — protein MPGGDSALSARLAQALGAQWEARCNGVLIACIGTDRSTGDSLGPITGDLLDRSAPAGVTVVGSIEDPLHALNLEGRLTASLATFKARPLVIAVDAALGDLRHTGGLFLTEGPLVPGSTVGKGLPGIGDISLSGVVGPLDEEPMLTLSSIRLHLVVQMARRIDSALRGALALSESDGQAAMSSKPSRRVSSLSGACSETNSRISGSRAWSAR, from the coding sequence ATGCCGGGTGGCGACTCCGCTCTCTCAGCGCGACTCGCCCAAGCTCTCGGAGCCCAGTGGGAAGCTCGCTGCAACGGCGTCCTGATCGCTTGCATCGGAACCGATCGCAGCACGGGGGACAGTCTCGGTCCGATCACCGGGGACCTCCTCGACCGCTCGGCGCCCGCGGGTGTCACGGTAGTCGGGTCGATCGAGGATCCCCTTCACGCCCTGAACCTCGAGGGTCGCCTGACAGCGTCGCTTGCCACGTTCAAGGCCCGGCCTCTTGTCATCGCGGTCGACGCCGCGCTCGGAGACCTCCGCCACACCGGAGGCCTTTTCCTCACCGAGGGGCCGCTGGTTCCCGGCTCCACGGTCGGCAAGGGGCTACCGGGCATCGGGGACATCTCGTTGTCGGGCGTCGTCGGCCCCCTGGATGAGGAGCCGATGCTGACCCTCTCCTCGATCAGGTTGCACCTGGTGGTCCAGATGGCCCGCCGGATCGACAGTGCCCTCCGAGGCGCGCTGGCGCTCTCAGAGAGCGATGGTCAGGCCGCGATGTCCTCGAAGCCGAGCCGGCGGGTCTCGTCGCTCAGCGGGGCGTGCTCGGAGACGAACTCCAGGATCAGTGGCAGCCGGGCCTGGTCGGCGAGGTAG